Genomic DNA from Pistricoccus aurantiacus:
GAGAAGCTCGATGACGCGCCGGCGGCGCTGCCCAGATCCACGCTCAGGCCGCCGTTGGGCGCCGTGCCGTTGCTGGCGCCGCTAAGGTCCAGCTTGCCGTTTCCTCCACCGGAAAGCCCCCAGTCCACGCCCAGCTGGCGGGTCACGCCGTCTCGGGCCACGACGATTCGCGCCTCGATCTGCACCTGTCGCACGGCGATATCCAACCGCTCGATGGTGGCAAGTATCTGCACGATCTGCTCCGCGGTGTCTTGAATCAGCAGGGTATTGGTGCGCCGGTCCACGCTGACTCGACCCCGCTCCGTCAGCAGGCCGAAGCCGTCGGCGCCGCGCAGCAGTGCCGCCAGGTCTTCTGCCTTGGCATATTTCACCTGCAGATATTCCGTGGTCAGCGGCGCCAGTTCCTCCATCTGCTCTCGAGATTCGATCTTCTGTCGATCGATACTGGCAAGCTCTTCCACCGGTGCCACCACGATGACGTTACCTTGACGTCGACTTGCCAGGCCGTGGCTCTTGAGCACCAGATCCAGCGCCTGGTCCCAGGGCACGTTCTGCAGATTGAGGGTGACCTGACCGGTCACGCTATCGCTTGCCACCACGTTCAGGCCGCTGACTTCGCTGATCAGCGACAGCACCGCCCGCACGTCGATATTCTGAAAATTGAGGGTCATCCGCTTGCCGGTGAAAGGAAACTCTTCCTGCTCCTTGACCTTGCTGACCCTGGGCTTGACCGGCTCCGCCTCGATGATCAGACGTCGATCGAGTTGGGTGGAGTTCAGGGTGTAATCGCCGCTGGTCTGAATCGCCAGCTCGATCCCGTTGTTGCCTCGGGTTGGCGTGATCCGGGTGATCGGCGTGGCGAAGTCGCTGACGTCGAGCACCTGATCCTGATCCGGCGGCAGGGTCACGTCCTGCAGGGTAGCGAGAATCTGCCGGCCGGAGCGGCGCACGCGAACGTCCACGTCATCCTGATCGAAATACACGATCAGGCGTCCCGCGCCGCCTTCTCCACGACGAAAATCGAAACTTTCGATAGTCGGCTGCGACGCGTAGGCGCTAGCTGGAAACACCGGCTGCGGCAAGGGCTCGTTGGCCTGAGTCAGCGTCTCGACGGAAGAGGCATCGGCACTCCCCAGGGTGATATAGAGCTGCTCGCCTTGCGCCCGGGTGGTATAGGGCAAGGGGCCGGTGAGGTCGAGCACCAGTCGTGTGCGCTCTCCCGCCTCCAGCACGTTGAGGGTTTCCACGCGATCGAGCCCCAGCTCCCAACGGCGCTGTTCAATCCCGACGGCGGTCTTCATCAGGTCGAAGGTCAGCCGCGGCGGGTCTTCAAGCCGATAGCCGTTCACCTGCGGCACGCCGCCGCTGAAACTCAATACCAGTTCGGTCCCACCGTCGCCGCCGGGGCGGGCCTCGAGATCGGTCAAGGTCGACTCCGCCAGCGCCAGCGAGGGCACCAGCAGGAGTAGCGATATCGCCAATCGACTGATCAGTTTGCCAGTCTTGAACTGCATCATCTTTTCCCCTGGGCTGCAAAGTTGCCGGACAACATGAACGTCAGCCGGCCCGCTTCGTTGATTGTTCTT
This window encodes:
- the pilQ gene encoding type IV pilus secretin PilQ, which codes for MMQFKTGKLISRLAISLLLLVPSLALAESTLTDLEARPGGDGGTELVLSFSGGVPQVNGYRLEDPPRLTFDLMKTAVGIEQRRWELGLDRVETLNVLEAGERTRLVLDLTGPLPYTTRAQGEQLYITLGSADASSVETLTQANEPLPQPVFPASAYASQPTIESFDFRRGEGGAGRLIVYFDQDDVDVRVRRSGRQILATLQDVTLPPDQDQVLDVSDFATPITRITPTRGNNGIELAIQTSGDYTLNSTQLDRRLIIEAEPVKPRVSKVKEQEEFPFTGKRMTLNFQNIDVRAVLSLISEVSGLNVVASDSVTGQVTLNLQNVPWDQALDLVLKSHGLASRRQGNVIVVAPVEELASIDRQKIESREQMEELAPLTTEYLQVKYAKAEDLAALLRGADGFGLLTERGRVSVDRRTNTLLIQDTAEQIVQILATIERLDIAVRQVQIEARIVVARDGVTRQLGVDWGLSGGGNGKLDLSGASNGTAPNGGLSVDLGSAAGASSSFSFGYLSGDILLDLELNALETENKSHTISQPRVITANQRKAVIKQGTEIPYQESTSSGATNVEFKEAVLSLEVTPQITPDNRIIMDLAINNDTVSDQSFGGAPAIDTNEIQTQVLVNNGETVVLGGILTTEQLRNLSKTPFLGDIPVLGNLFRYTQEENEKVELLVFITPRILEDGLAIR